The following proteins are encoded in a genomic region of Oscillospiraceae bacterium:
- a CDS encoding transposase, producing MNNSIDLHALIVITTHKLAEKANEMFRAADVPIQYDWNAVGTASSEMIDVLGLGSPERCVLITFLPGVFAGKMLRKLKRELKLSTVNSGIAFTLPLSGASNILVRMTGQLENNRQREVETKMNDIKHYLIIAAVNQGYSEKVMEAARGAGARGGTVVPSRCIGNEQATVWGVSLQEEKDMVLIVANKDNKLSIMKEISEKCGAHSEAKGMVISLPIDTALGLSDQDDE from the coding sequence ATGAATAATTCTATTGATCTTCACGCGCTAATTGTTATAACGACTCATAAGCTGGCGGAAAAAGCCAATGAAATGTTCCGTGCCGCCGATGTTCCCATCCAGTATGACTGGAACGCGGTGGGCACCGCCTCCAGTGAAATGATTGACGTACTGGGACTTGGTTCTCCCGAAAGATGCGTGCTGATAACTTTTTTGCCCGGTGTTTTTGCGGGTAAAATGCTCAGAAAATTAAAACGTGAGCTTAAGCTGAGCACCGTTAACAGCGGAATTGCATTTACGCTTCCGCTTTCGGGCGCAAGTAATATATTGGTACGTATGACAGGACAACTTGAAAATAACCGTCAAAGAGAGGTTGAAACAAAAATGAATGATATAAAGCATTATCTTATAATTGCGGCGGTAAACCAGGGATACAGCGAAAAGGTTATGGAAGCGGCACGCGGCGCAGGTGCAAGAGGCGGTACGGTAGTGCCCAGCCGTTGCATAGGAAACGAGCAGGCAACCGTGTGGGGCGTGTCTTTGCAGGAAGAAAAGGATATGGTGCTTATTGTTGCGAATAAAGATAACAAATTGAGCATTATGAAAGAAATAAGCGAAAAATGCGGTGCTCACAGCGAGGCAAAGGGAATGGTTATATCTCTTCCCATTGACACCGCGCTGGGTCTGAGCGACCAGGATGACGAATAA
- a CDS encoding M48 family metallopeptidase, whose protein sequence is MKGELRTCGGITYILYRKNIKNMYIRISRDGEVRVSANRRISLGRIEDFILQNAKKVTAQLARLSCVTPEKDIDEEKCRMLFEEISMKFYPLFSRYTGGKPPEIKLKSLRAAWGICHTRDNYISLNKRLYLKPIEAVEYVILHEYTHFVHPNHQKEFYAHIKSIMPDYKERKKLLKQ, encoded by the coding sequence ATGAAAGGCGAATTGCGCACCTGCGGAGGCATAACTTATATACTGTACCGCAAAAATATAAAAAATATGTATATACGCATCAGCCGCGACGGTGAGGTACGTGTAAGTGCAAACAGGCGCATAAGCCTCGGGCGCATAGAAGATTTCATTCTGCAGAATGCAAAAAAGGTAACCGCGCAGCTTGCGCGGTTGTCTTGTGTTACCCCCGAAAAGGACATAGACGAGGAAAAGTGCCGTATGCTGTTTGAAGAGATAAGCATGAAATTCTATCCCCTCTTCAGCCGTTACACAGGCGGTAAACCGCCGGAAATCAAGCTCAAAAGCCTGCGTGCAGCATGGGGAATATGCCACACGCGGGATAACTATATTTCGCTAAACAAACGGCTTTATTTAAAGCCAATTGAAGCGGTGGAATACGTAATTCTTCACGAATACACACATTTTGTGCACCCAAACCACCAAAAAGAATTTTACGCACATATAAAGAGCATAATGCCCGATTACAAAGAACGTAAAAAGCTTCTTAAACAGTAA
- a CDS encoding DUF1538 domain-containing protein, which translates to MNSKLKTNILESLSEVLPITGIVLVLSIFMIPLGVGNMMMFFVGAVMLIIGMGTFQLGAETAMSPLGEGIGAGLAKSNKRWFILTVSLLMGILITVAEPDLQVLSNQVPSVPNATLIWTVAIGVGIFFATAVLRIIFKIDLSTLLMMLYAGLLVLSFFVPSDFLSVAFDSGGVTTGPITVPFIMAMGVGLTVMRGDKDASSDSFGLVALSSVGPILAVMILGMFFRSEGVTDTTPVIVEVETMQDVFRAFAREIPHYAKEVFISLAPIFAVFVIFQLFSHRYQRIQKLRIVVGFIYTYVGLVMFLCGVNVGFAPVGSLLGSELAKGGQKWILVPIGMLIGYFIVKAEPAIQILNRQVQSVTSGTVSAKAMNRCLSVGVAVSIGLAMLRILTGIPILIIIVPGYIIALVMSRYVPKIFVGIAFDSGGVASGPMTSTFLLPLCIGACKALGGNIMTDAFGAVAMVALTPLIAVQIMGLTYKVRLNKQLAAVQPENALPDDGDDIIEFEEE; encoded by the coding sequence ATGAATTCAAAGCTCAAAACGAATATCCTTGAATCTCTCTCGGAGGTATTGCCTATAACGGGTATTGTGCTGGTGCTGAGTATTTTCATGATTCCGCTTGGCGTGGGAAACATGATGATGTTCTTTGTTGGCGCGGTAATGCTCATTATAGGTATGGGTACATTCCAGCTGGGTGCAGAAACTGCCATGAGCCCATTGGGCGAGGGTATAGGCGCAGGACTTGCCAAGTCCAATAAGCGCTGGTTTATACTTACCGTCAGTCTCCTGATGGGTATTCTCATTACGGTTGCCGAGCCTGACCTTCAGGTGCTTTCAAATCAGGTGCCGTCCGTGCCCAATGCAACACTTATCTGGACGGTTGCAATAGGCGTAGGTATATTTTTTGCTACGGCTGTACTGAGAATAATATTCAAAATCGATCTTTCCACACTTCTAATGATGCTTTACGCGGGACTTCTTGTGTTGTCGTTTTTTGTGCCGTCTGATTTTCTGTCGGTAGCCTTTGACTCGGGCGGAGTTACCACAGGTCCCATAACTGTTCCGTTTATTATGGCAATGGGTGTTGGTCTTACCGTAATGCGCGGTGACAAGGACGCCTCCAGCGACAGCTTCGGTCTTGTTGCTCTTTCCAGTGTAGGCCCTATACTTGCTGTTATGATACTGGGAATGTTTTTCCGCAGCGAGGGTGTTACCGATACAACCCCTGTCATAGTGGAAGTGGAAACAATGCAGGATGTTTTCCGTGCTTTTGCACGCGAAATCCCTCATTATGCAAAAGAAGTTTTTATCTCGCTTGCCCCTATTTTTGCGGTGTTTGTAATTTTTCAGCTTTTCAGCCACAGATATCAGCGCATACAGAAGCTTCGTATTGTAGTGGGCTTTATTTATACATACGTAGGTCTTGTAATGTTTTTGTGCGGTGTTAATGTAGGCTTTGCACCGGTAGGCTCTCTTTTGGGAAGCGAGCTTGCAAAGGGCGGACAAAAGTGGATACTTGTTCCCATCGGCATGCTTATAGGATATTTTATTGTTAAAGCCGAGCCTGCAATACAGATACTCAACCGCCAGGTGCAGTCGGTTACAAGCGGTACGGTTTCCGCAAAGGCAATGAACCGTTGTCTCTCGGTAGGTGTTGCGGTCAGTATCGGGCTTGCAATGCTCAGAATACTTACCGGCATTCCCATACTTATCATAATTGTCCCGGGATATATAATAGCTCTTGTAATGTCTAGATACGTACCGAAAATATTTGTGGGTATAGCCTTTGACTCGGGCGGAGTTGCCAGCGGTCCCATGACCTCAACCTTTCTTCTGCCCCTTTGTATAGGCGCCTGCAAGGCGCTGGGCGGAAATATAATGACAGACGCCTTCGGTGCGGTTGCCATGGTTGCGCTCACTCCGCTTATTGCCGTGCAGATAATGGGCTTAACCTATAAAGTCAGACTTAATAAACAGCTTGCCGCCGTACAGCCCGAAAATGCACTTCCCGATGACGGCGACGATATTATTGAATTTGAGGAGGAATAA
- the tsaA gene encoding tRNA (N6-threonylcarbamoyladenosine(37)-N6)-methyltransferase TrmO, with translation MTPIAYIRTDFTEKFGIPRQSGRASSLTGRVVFEPQYRNPDALRGIEDFSHLWLIFDFSLAHRDGWSPTVRPPRLGGNTRVGVFASRSPFRPNPIGLSCVKLERVEKDEKDGDVLIVSGVDLLDMTPIYDIKPYIPLADCRTEAKGGYSEAKRDFYVQVVFPPELLELIPREKREALIQCLAEDPRPAYHDEPDRVYSMKFAGFDVHFEVKSGVLTVVGTDKL, from the coding sequence ATAACCCCGATAGCGTACATCCGAACGGATTTTACCGAAAAATTCGGTATTCCGCGCCAGAGCGGACGTGCTTCGTCACTGACGGGAAGAGTGGTTTTTGAGCCGCAATACAGAAATCCCGATGCACTTCGGGGAATAGAGGATTTTTCGCATCTCTGGCTGATTTTTGATTTTTCACTTGCACACAGGGATGGGTGGTCTCCCACCGTCCGCCCTCCAAGGCTTGGCGGTAACACCCGTGTGGGTGTGTTTGCCAGCCGTTCACCCTTTCGCCCGAACCCCATAGGGCTTTCCTGCGTCAAGCTGGAGCGTGTGGAAAAAGACGAAAAGGACGGTGATGTTCTTATCGTTTCGGGAGTTGATTTACTGGATATGACCCCCATTTACGACATAAAGCCGTATATTCCGCTGGCGGATTGCCGTACCGAGGCAAAAGGCGGTTATTCCGAAGCAAAAAGGGATTTTTATGTGCAGGTGGTTTTTCCGCCTGAGCTTCTTGAATTAATTCCCCGCGAAAAAAGGGAAGCACTTATCCAGTGTCTTGCGGAGGACCCCAGGCCTGCTTACCATGATGAACCCGACAGGGTGTACAGCATGAAATTTGCGGGCTTTGATGTGCATTTTGAGGTTAAAAGCGGTGTTCTCACGGTAGTGGGAACGGATAAATTATAA
- a CDS encoding glycosidase — translation MKILTPELRTSPVVTKLEKPLLTRHDIPYESSLVFNAGVVKYHGQYVMVFRNDYGPVNQQEYEEKRTKPVPMFDTHLGIAFSDDGINWKVNEKPFMHQDDVKTDEIRRFYDPRLTIIDDELYMCFAVDTKHGILGGIGRIHNLERLEILSLSTPDNRNMVLFPEKINGMYVRLERPFPVYGRGGKDRFDMWISQSPDLKFWGNSQLLMGVEDVPYANDKIGPAAPPVRTDKGWLTTFHAVDIDPERGKNGWATAWKKRYCAGIMLLDLENPYKIIGYSKQPLIAPDTEYETSDEGFRGQVIFPGGMILEDNGEVKIYYGAADTVECLATANVNDLIALCTETK, via the coding sequence ATGAAGATTCTTACCCCCGAGCTCAGAACCTCTCCCGTTGTTACCAAGCTTGAAAAACCCCTTCTTACACGTCATGACATTCCTTACGAGTCATCTCTGGTCTTCAACGCAGGCGTTGTTAAGTACCATGGTCAGTACGTAATGGTATTCCGCAATGACTACGGTCCTGTAAATCAGCAGGAATATGAGGAAAAGCGCACTAAGCCCGTTCCCATGTTTGATACTCATCTGGGTATTGCGTTCAGCGATGACGGCATCAACTGGAAGGTCAACGAAAAGCCCTTCATGCATCAGGATGATGTAAAAACCGATGAAATCAGACGTTTTTACGACCCCAGACTTACAATAATCGATGACGAGCTTTATATGTGCTTTGCGGTAGATACCAAACACGGTATTCTGGGCGGTATCGGAAGAATACATAACCTTGAAAGACTTGAGATACTCAGCCTTTCCACTCCCGATAACAGAAACATGGTACTGTTCCCCGAAAAAATAAACGGCATGTACGTCCGTCTTGAAAGACCCTTCCCCGTATACGGCAGAGGCGGAAAAGACCGCTTTGATATGTGGATTTCCCAGTCACCCGACCTTAAGTTCTGGGGCAATTCCCAGCTTCTCATGGGTGTTGAGGATGTTCCCTATGCCAACGATAAGATTGGTCCTGCCGCACCTCCCGTAAGAACCGACAAGGGCTGGCTTACCACCTTCCACGCAGTTGACATTGACCCCGAGCGCGGCAAAAACGGCTGGGCTACTGCATGGAAAAAGCGTTACTGCGCAGGTATAATGCTTCTCGACCTTGAAAACCCCTACAAGATAATCGGATATTCCAAACAGCCCCTTATCGCTCCCGATACCGAGTATGAAACCAGCGACGAGGGCTTCCGAGGACAAGTTATTTTCCCCGGTGGTATGATACTGGAGGATAACGGCGAGGTTAAGATTTACTACGGCGCCGCCGATACCGTTGAATGTCTTGCCACCGCAAACGTCAATGACCTTATTGCACTTTGCACCGAAACAAAATAA
- the spo0A gene encoding sporulation transcription factor Spo0A yields MTGDSGDPAETVSRICHNPPDLLIMNIWFPAGDELSIITDLAKRLDHRMPKTILITGVDNRRLIDRAYEMGVSTCLLRPYTVDTLCERINRTVYIEKGEDFNLESHVTKIIHQIGVPAHIKGYQYLRTAIVMVANNNQIINEVTKTLYPTIAREYDTTSSRVERAIRHAIEVAWDRGDVEVLDSFFGYTIHKNKGKPTNSEFIAMIADNLRLKMQFRAGGKIS; encoded by the coding sequence GTGACGGGAGACTCCGGCGATCCCGCCGAAACCGTTTCACGTATATGCCACAATCCGCCCGATTTACTGATTATGAACATATGGTTTCCCGCGGGAGACGAGCTCAGTATCATTACCGACCTTGCCAAGCGTCTTGACCACCGCATGCCCAAAACTATTCTCATTACGGGTGTTGACAACAGGCGTCTTATAGACCGTGCTTACGAAATGGGTGTATCAACCTGTCTCCTGCGGCCCTATACCGTGGACACTCTGTGCGAACGCATCAACCGGACGGTTTATATCGAAAAGGGCGAGGATTTCAATCTGGAATCGCACGTGACAAAAATCATACATCAGATAGGCGTTCCCGCACATATTAAGGGCTATCAGTATCTTCGTACCGCCATTGTGATGGTTGCTAACAACAATCAAATTATAAATGAGGTCACAAAGACACTCTACCCTACCATAGCACGTGAATACGATACCACCTCCTCACGCGTGGAGCGTGCCATACGGCATGCCATAGAGGTAGCATGGGACAGGGGCGATGTGGAGGTGCTGGATTCATTTTTCGGTTACACCATTCACAAAAACAAAGGTAAGCCTACCAATTCCGAATTTATCGCCATGATTGCGGATAATCTGCGGTTGAAAATGCAGTTCAGAGCAGGCGGTAAAATTTCGTAA
- a CDS encoding glycosidase: MATLLPELKTSPVITKIEKPVLTREDIPYEASLVFNAGIVKYQGQYVMIFRDDYGPTNQQEFDERRAKKLPMFEGTHLGIAFSDDGINWKVKDKPFMSQQEMKTDEIRRFYDPRLTVIDDELYMCFAVDTKHGILGGIGKIHNLERLEVLSLSAPDNRNMVLFPEKINGKYIRLERPFPVYGRGGVDRFDMWISDSPDLKYWGNTQLLLGVEDVPFANDKIGPAAPPVRTDKGWLTTFHAVDLDPTRGKNGWEPYWRKRYSAGIMLLDLENPYKIIGYSKQPLIAPENEHETNVNGCRAHVIFPGGMILEDNGEVKIYYGASDTVECLATANVNDLIALCTETR, from the coding sequence ATGGCTACACTTTTGCCCGAACTCAAAACATCCCCCGTTATAACAAAAATCGAAAAGCCTGTGCTTACCCGTGAAGATATTCCTTATGAGGCATCTCTTGTTTTCAATGCGGGAATCGTAAAGTATCAAGGACAGTACGTTATGATATTCCGTGATGATTACGGCCCCACCAATCAGCAGGAGTTTGACGAAAGACGCGCTAAGAAGCTTCCCATGTTCGAGGGTACTCATCTTGGCATTGCGTTCAGTGATGACGGTATCAACTGGAAGGTCAAGGATAAGCCCTTTATGTCTCAGCAGGAAATGAAAACCGATGAGATAAGACGCTTTTATGACCCCCGACTTACCGTAATTGATGATGAACTGTATATGTGCTTTGCAGTGGATACCAAGCACGGAATACTGGGCGGTATCGGCAAAATACATAACCTCGAAAGACTTGAAGTGCTCAGCCTTTCCGCACCCGATAACAGAAATATGGTGCTGTTCCCCGAAAAGATAAACGGCAAATACATTCGTCTGGAACGTCCCTTCCCCGTATACGGCAGAGGAGGAGTAGACCGCTTTGATATGTGGATTTCCGATTCTCCCGACCTTAAGTACTGGGGCAATACTCAGCTTCTTCTGGGTGTCGAGGATGTTCCCTTTGCAAACGATAAGATTGGTCCTGCCGCACCTCCCGTAAGAACCGACAAAGGCTGGCTTACCACCTTCCACGCTGTCGATTTGGACCCCACCCGCGGTAAAAACGGCTGGGAGCCTTACTGGAGAAAGCGTTACAGTGCGGGAATAATGCTTCTTGACCTTGAAAACCCCTATAAGATTATCGGCTATTCCAAGCAGCCTCTTATTGCCCCCGAAAATGAGCATGAAACCAACGTGAACGGTTGCCGTGCACATGTTATTTTTCCCGGCGGTATGATACTTGAGGATAACGGCGAGGTCAAAATATACTACGGTGCATCCGACACCGTTGAGTGCCTTGCCACTGCAAATGTAAATGACCTTATTGCACTTTGCACCGAAACGAGATAA
- a CDS encoding phospho-sugar mutase translates to MENYNDLFRLWKTDSYFDTGTQDELGAVENDEKEKEDRFFRHLEFGTGGLRGVMGAGTNRMNRYTVGRATRGLANYLKKKYTPAECLERGVVIAYDTRLNSREFAHAATDVLTYSGILVHFHSQPVPTPQLSFAVRHMNALAGIVITASHNPKEYNGYKVYDQNGCQIVPHIANEIYAQIEAITDYRTVLFERREELVRNADTSDAFVSQVLKVSRIEGKKNIKVVYTPLHGTGSVPVKAALARDGFENVTPVASQDTPDGNFPTVISPNPEDKRALSEGIKLAESIGADIVLGTDPDSDRVGIAVRTDSGYKLISGNQIGALILDHIIRHTDIKSLNKPAVVKTIVTSEVGAKIAQANGIEVFNTLTGFKYIGEMMTRFEESGHTFVFGYEESYGFLSGTHARDKDAVCAAVLICEAAQVMKNQGKTLWHRLQELYEQYGYCLDKLESFTLKGIEGIERIAGMMKKLRENDLFEQCEKIDYLNDTPAEEGFGLLPKADVIKYIFPDGTWIAVRPSGTEPKIKIYYSVNGKDEHEADENYKNISSKIKKYLELE, encoded by the coding sequence ATGGAAAATTATAATGATTTATTTCGTCTGTGGAAAACGGACAGCTATTTTGATACCGGCACGCAAGATGAGCTTGGTGCTGTGGAAAACGACGAAAAGGAAAAAGAGGACAGATTTTTCAGACATCTGGAATTCGGAACAGGCGGTCTGCGCGGAGTAATGGGCGCGGGTACTAACCGCATGAACCGCTATACCGTGGGACGTGCAACCCGGGGACTTGCAAATTATCTTAAGAAAAAGTATACTCCGGCGGAATGCCTTGAACGCGGTGTGGTTATCGCTTATGACACACGCCTTAACAGCAGGGAATTTGCCCATGCCGCCACAGATGTTCTTACATACAGCGGAATACTTGTGCATTTTCATTCTCAGCCCGTACCCACACCTCAGCTGAGCTTTGCAGTACGGCATATGAATGCACTGGCAGGTATAGTTATCACCGCAAGCCATAACCCCAAGGAATATAACGGATACAAGGTGTATGACCAAAACGGCTGTCAGATTGTGCCTCATATCGCTAATGAGATATATGCACAAATCGAAGCAATAACAGACTATCGTACTGTTTTGTTTGAACGCCGTGAGGAGCTTGTCAGAAATGCGGACACTTCCGATGCGTTTGTCTCGCAGGTGCTGAAGGTCAGCCGAATTGAAGGCAAGAAGAACATAAAAGTTGTATACACACCTCTGCACGGAACGGGAAGTGTACCCGTCAAAGCGGCATTGGCAAGGGATGGCTTTGAAAATGTGACGCCGGTTGCGTCGCAGGACACTCCCGATGGAAATTTCCCAACCGTTATTTCGCCAAATCCCGAGGACAAAAGAGCGCTGTCAGAGGGCATAAAGCTTGCTGAAAGCATTGGCGCTGATATTGTTCTGGGTACTGACCCCGACAGCGACCGTGTGGGAATAGCTGTCAGAACGGACAGCGGATACAAGCTTATAAGCGGTAACCAGATAGGAGCACTGATACTTGACCACATTATCCGTCACACGGATATCAAATCATTAAATAAGCCCGCTGTTGTCAAGACTATTGTTACCTCCGAGGTGGGTGCAAAGATAGCTCAGGCAAACGGGATAGAGGTTTTCAATACTCTTACGGGCTTCAAATACATAGGCGAAATGATGACACGCTTTGAAGAAAGCGGACACACCTTTGTTTTCGGCTATGAGGAATCCTACGGATTCTTATCGGGAACTCATGCACGCGACAAGGATGCTGTATGTGCGGCAGTGCTTATCTGTGAAGCGGCGCAGGTCATGAAAAATCAGGGCAAAACCCTGTGGCATCGCTTGCAGGAGCTTTATGAACAGTACGGCTACTGCCTTGATAAGCTTGAAAGCTTTACACTCAAAGGCATAGAGGGCATTGAAAGAATCGCAGGTATGATGAAAAAGCTACGCGAAAACGACCTTTTTGAGCAGTGCGAAAAAATCGATTATCTTAACGACACCCCTGCCGAAGAGGGCTTCGGACTTCTGCCCAAGGCAGATGTTATAAAGTATATTTTCCCCGACGGCACATGGATTGCGGTACGTCCCTCGGGAACAGAGCCGAAAATCAAAATATATTACAGCGTAAACGGAAAAGATGAGCATGAAGCTGATGAGAACTACAAAAACATCAGCAGTAAAATAAAAAAATATCTTGAACTTGAATGA
- a CDS encoding bifunctional 4-hydroxy-2-oxoglutarate aldolase/2-dehydro-3-deoxy-phosphogluconate aldolase, producing MREEVIRKIEQYKVIAIMRGVATDKAVLAAKALYEGGVRLVEVTFNQKAPETFKDTMSAISAIKAEMGDKMTVGAGTVITVEQAEMAKSAGAEYIVSPDTDEEVIKRTIELDMVSLPGAYTATECKKAHNAGADFVKLFPCTDGADKYLKALRAPLSHIKFLAVGGVTPENAPDFMKAGAYGIGVGSAIVNGKWVDDGEFGRITEQARLFADAVKQ from the coding sequence ATGAGAGAAGAGGTAATTAGAAAAATAGAGCAATACAAGGTGATTGCCATAATGCGCGGTGTGGCAACCGACAAAGCAGTGCTTGCGGCGAAAGCTCTTTATGAGGGCGGTGTAAGGCTGGTTGAGGTTACATTTAACCAGAAGGCTCCCGAAACCTTTAAGGATACTATGAGCGCCATAAGCGCAATAAAGGCGGAAATGGGAGATAAAATGACAGTAGGAGCAGGCACGGTCATAACGGTCGAGCAGGCTGAGATGGCAAAATCGGCAGGAGCGGAATATATCGTTTCTCCCGACACCGACGAGGAGGTCATAAAGCGTACCATAGAGCTTGATATGGTTTCTCTTCCCGGTGCATACACAGCCACCGAATGTAAAAAGGCACACAACGCAGGCGCGGATTTCGTAAAGCTTTTCCCCTGCACGGACGGCGCGGACAAGTATCTTAAGGCACTGCGCGCCCCGTTGAGCCACATAAAATTCCTTGCGGTAGGCGGTGTAACCCCCGAAAACGCCCCCGATTTCATGAAGGCAGGCGCATACGGCATAGGCGTTGGAAGCGCCATAGTCAACGGCAAATGGGTTGATGACGGCGAATTTGGCAGAATAACCGAGCAGGCAAGGCTTTTTGCCGACGCGGTGAAGCAGTAA
- a CDS encoding TatD family deoxyribonuclease, with translation MAKLFDTHAHYDDKRFEGIRDEILQSMTSPTEYCPSGVEYIMNVGCKLESSRVSIELAEKYDFVYAAAGFHPHETANMPENWKEELLKLLQHPKVRAIGEIGLDFHYDFSPRDIQKEIFEQQLILAEETGYPVLVHDREAHGPTMDIISRHKAWGVLHSFSGSSEMVKELVKRGWYISYSGSVTFKSAVNLTETVLHVPDDRLLIETDAPYLTPVPYRSKTNTSHYTYLTAQKIADLRHVDVEHIIEVTNQNAKRVFGIE, from the coding sequence ATGGCTAAACTTTTTGATACCCACGCACATTATGATGACAAACGCTTTGAAGGAATACGAGATGAAATATTGCAGAGTATGACCTCTCCCACGGAATATTGCCCGTCGGGAGTGGAGTATATAATGAATGTCGGCTGTAAGCTTGAATCGTCCCGCGTGTCAATAGAGCTGGCGGAAAAATATGATTTTGTGTACGCCGCCGCGGGTTTTCATCCTCACGAGACCGCCAATATGCCGGAAAACTGGAAAGAGGAGCTTTTAAAGCTTCTTCAGCATCCCAAGGTACGTGCCATAGGTGAAATAGGACTGGATTTTCATTACGATTTTTCACCCAGAGATATACAAAAGGAAATATTTGAGCAACAGCTTATTCTGGCTGAGGAGACGGGTTACCCCGTACTGGTACATGACCGGGAAGCGCATGGACCTACCATGGATATAATCTCCCGCCATAAGGCATGGGGCGTACTGCACAGCTTTTCCGGAAGCAGTGAAATGGTAAAGGAACTGGTAAAACGCGGCTGGTATATATCGTACAGCGGTTCGGTTACCTTCAAAAGCGCCGTTAATCTTACTGAAACCGTGCTTCATGTTCCGGACGACAGACTGCTTATCGAAACCGACGCACCCTATCTCACACCCGTACCATACCGCAGTAAAACAAACACCTCCCATTACACCTATCTTACGGCACAAAAAATTGCAGACTTACGACATGTGGATGTGGAGCACATCATAGAAGTTACAAACCAAAACGCCAAGCGCGTTTTCGGAATAGAATAA
- a CDS encoding helix-turn-helix domain-containing protein codes for MSKNIDNIVKQIKSHCEISIHKNSVRSFIPTHWHDYFEFELVLEGSYDHVCNGKKYVAHRGDAWIMSYFDHHSLEPHDDGKILNIGFSPDYVSGELSDYIARFSNILCRFDENETQYLCARCQKLKEEFENHAPFYRQNSEALLSEIIIITLRKSDRNAGDISHLPGILQSVTSYLHKNFNSDVALSSVAEKFYVSPGHLGFLFKKTFGTSYNNYVNRIRMKHACNMLSSSELPIREIALRSGYNSQEHFFYTFKKHFGCTPLTYRTNNPQK; via the coding sequence ATGTCGAAAAACATTGATAATATCGTAAAACAAATTAAAAGCCACTGCGAAATTTCAATACACAAAAACTCAGTCCGTTCATTTATACCCACCCACTGGCACGACTATTTTGAATTTGAGCTGGTGCTGGAGGGAAGCTATGACCATGTGTGCAACGGCAAAAAATATGTTGCACATCGCGGTGATGCCTGGATAATGTCCTACTTCGACCACCATTCACTTGAGCCGCACGATGACGGAAAAATACTCAATATCGGCTTTTCGCCCGACTATGTATCGGGTGAGCTTTCCGACTACATAGCCCGCTTCAGCAATATTCTGTGCCGTTTTGACGAAAATGAGACCCAATACCTGTGTGCCAGATGCCAAAAGCTGAAAGAGGAATTTGAAAACCACGCACCCTTTTACCGCCAGAACAGCGAAGCGCTTTTATCCGAAATAATAATAATCACACTGCGCAAATCCGACAGAAATGCGGGGGACATATCCCATCTGCCGGGAATTCTGCAATCCGTGACCTCATATCTGCACAAAAATTTCAATTCGGACGTAGCACTAAGTTCCGTTGCGGAAAAATTTTACGTGTCGCCGGGACATCTGGGTTTTCTCTTTAAAAAGACCTTTGGCACATCGTACAACAACTATGTCAACCGAATCCGCATGAAGCATGCCTGCAACATGCTGTCTTCCTCTGAGCTGCCCATACGTGAAATAGCACTGCGAAGCGGCTACAATTCCCAGGAGCACTTTTTCTACACCTTCAAAAAGCACTTCGGGTGCACCCCTCTCACCTACCGAACCAACAATCCGCAGAAATAA